In Deinococcota bacterium, a single genomic region encodes these proteins:
- a CDS encoding ABC transporter permease, with product MTSRRLFKSLPVAPLLILLVFVVASLGADLFAPHDPRQQNILINLAPPSWLAGGEEDHLLGTDNLGRDILSNILYGGRVSLAVGFFALLISAAIGIPLGLVAGYFGGRGGGLIMRLADVQLALPTILVALVVLALLGAGLDRVILVIGVVGWAIYARVTRAAVIQVRERDFVSAAQALGTSTPRILTKHILPNALSPILVQLSVDFPRVVLLEATLSFLGLGVSVDTPSLGLMVAAGQNHLFSGAWWLSAFPGLALTFLVLSVNLIGDWVRDVFDPRLG from the coding sequence TCAAATCCTTGCCGGTCGCGCCGCTGCTCATCCTGCTCGTGTTCGTCGTCGCTTCGCTCGGGGCGGACCTCTTTGCGCCTCACGACCCGCGTCAGCAGAACATCCTCATCAACCTGGCGCCGCCGAGCTGGCTTGCCGGCGGCGAAGAGGATCATCTCCTGGGCACCGACAACCTGGGCCGCGATATCCTCTCGAACATCCTCTATGGCGGCCGCGTCTCCTTGGCGGTAGGCTTTTTCGCCTTGCTCATCAGCGCCGCCATCGGCATTCCGCTCGGCCTCGTCGCCGGGTACTTCGGCGGTCGTGGGGGCGGCCTCATCATGCGCTTAGCAGACGTGCAACTCGCGCTGCCCACCATTCTCGTCGCGCTGGTAGTCTTGGCGCTCTTAGGCGCCGGTCTCGACCGGGTGATTCTGGTGATCGGCGTGGTGGGCTGGGCCATCTACGCCCGCGTCACGCGCGCGGCTGTCATCCAGGTGCGCGAGCGGGACTTCGTCAGCGCCGCTCAGGCGCTCGGCACCAGCACCCCCCGCATCCTCACCAAGCACATTCTTCCCAACGCCTTGTCGCCCATCTTGGTTCAGCTCTCGGTGGACTTTCCGAGGGTGGTCCTTTTAGAGGCCACCCTGTCGTTTCTCGGCCTGGGGGTGAGCGTGGACACGCCCAGCCTCGGCCTGATGGTGGCCGCGGGCCAGAACCACCTCTTTAGCGGAGCCTGGTGGCTGAGCGCCTTTCCCGGCCTGGCCCTCACCTTTTTGGTGCTCTCGGTCAACCTCATCGGCGACTGGGTGCGTGACGTCTTCGACCCAAGGCTCGGGTAG